A genome region from Penicillium psychrofluorescens genome assembly, chromosome: 3 includes the following:
- a CDS encoding uncharacterized protein (ID:PFLUO_004813-T1.cds;~source:funannotate) codes for MMDRSMLAIALFASCFSVGTAQFGAAPAEASSLWPLQTFKSSSIQAPFMNVTKMGQTEPGYLFLTPEDISRNNGYPAMYSDDGELVWRGAEGNYSALQPQMLDGEPVMAYWSGFAGDGFGFGAISILDTSYREIHRVTLDCKSQNFVTVFEPMQFESCIDLHESQFTDDGTILVTAVNVTRADLGAIGGPKDGWIQDGLVYEIDIKTNEIRFRWSAHEHVDELPLSDVRAPLAGQGHNMTDPFGYPHLNSIHKYGDDYLVSSRYMCSIMLIAPNGTFIWHLHGETGGDFTLGLGTSFCYQHDPRFESQSPERVTISMHNNDNTEFTGHTSLTTGMVLDVELTGSKVASLKSRMWDAAQPVYAESQGSYQRLGNGHILQNHGATPKVEEYDAEGAIVMRARFGYDNTMQTYRTYRYPWIGRPTTKPHAVACPLEQSGKTAVYVSWNGATDVQSWKINSGSKVVHSALRNGFETSIWVDGLSSGQSVVVEAVGGVGDGTRSESVIVGQGC; via the exons ATGATGGACCGATCTATGTTAGCCATTGCGCTATTCGCGAGCTGCTTCAGCGTTGGCACAGCGCAGTTTGGTGCAGCACCGGCTGAGGCTAGTTCGCTGTGGCCACTGCAGACGTTCAAAAGCTCGTCGATCCAGGCGCCGTTCATGAATGTTACCAAGATGGGCCAGACCGAGCCCGGGTACTTGTTTCTGACACCCGAGGACATCTCCCGTAACAATGGATATCCGGCCATGTACTCGGACGATGGCGAGCTCGTGTGGCGAGGCGCGGAGGGAAACTACTCCGCTCTGCAGCCGCAGATGCTGGACGGTGAGCCCGTGATGGCATACTGGTCCGGGTTCGCTGGCGATGGCTTCGGATTCGGCGCCATCAGCATCCTGGACACCTCCTACCGCGAGATCCACCGGGTCACCCTTGACTGCAAGTCCCAGAACTTCGTGACCGTCTTCGAGCCGATGCAGTTCGAGTCATGCATCGATCTCCACGAGAGTCAGTTCACCGACGACGGCACCATTCTCGTAACAGCCGTCAACGTCACCCGCGCGGATTTGGGCGCCATTGGTGGTCCCAAGGATGGCTGGATACAAGATGGTCTGGTGTACGAGATTGATATCAAGACTAATGAGATTCGCTTCCGGTGGAGTGCCCACGAGCACGTTGATGAGCTGCCTCTCAGCGATGTGCGCGCTCCGCTGGCAGGACAGGGACATAATATGACTGATCCGTTCGGATATCCGCATCTGAACTCCATCCACAAGTACGGTGACGATTACCTGGTCTCCTCGCGGTACATGTGCAGCATCATGCTCATTGCTCCCAACGGCACTTTCATCTGGCATCTCCAT GGAGAAACCGGCGGCGACTTCACGCTGGGCCTGGGCACAAGCTTCTGCTACCAGCACGACCCGCGCTTCGAGTCGCAGAGCCCCGAGCGAGTCACCATCAGCATGCACAACAATGACAACACCGAGTTCACAGGTCATACGTCCTTGACGACGGGTATGGTGCTGGATGTTGAACTGACGGGTTCAAAGGTGGCATCGCTGAAGAGCCGGATGTGGGACGCAGCACAGCCCGTGTACGCTGAGTCGCAGGGAAGCTACCAGCGTCTAGGCAACGGTCACATTCTGCAGAACCACGGCGCCACGCCCAAGGTCGAAGAGTATGATGCTGAGGGCGCGATTGTCATGCGCGCGCGCTTTGGCTATGATAACACCATGCAAACTTACCGCACCTACCGCTACCCCTGGATTGGACGTCCGACGACCAAGCCGCATGCTGTGGCGTGTCCGTTGGAGCAGAGCGGAAAGACTGCGGTGTATGTGAGCTGGAATGGAGCGACGGATGTGCAGTCGTGGAAAATTAATTCTGGGTCCAAGGTCGTGCATTCTGCGCTCAGGAATGGATTCGAGACCTCTATCTGGGTTGATGGGTTGTCTAGTGGTCAGTCTGTAGTTGTTGAGGCTGTGGGTGGTGTAGGTGATGGAACACGGTCCGAGTCTGTCATTGTGGGTCAGGGATGTTGA
- a CDS encoding uncharacterized protein (ID:PFLUO_004812-T1.cds;~source:funannotate): MAEPNPSPATFVTYDEQKQCPLFSTLPAEIRYDIFAYALTAAPDSTQPIDDEGYCTRPGYETRHRTWTELLRSCKRIYMEAWFMPFLCSEHAFFMASRDRSQSRIMTVSEMQQWLDLIHQRHGEVQGGRIRIFAQLWCLEQSRFQGIFDMDNFNPKTVTLTIRYTDTWFWENNEPLRIAGAWNQNLILPDSVTNFNMEIESIEHRKAEVDYIANQAAEKWCLKRADNCRMVADKSTISVSRWTGSSVLGRQRWIRDEIRPGQLDYYVATVSWRPSREALDTIPPPNPKLQVTWQTLPLHILSEENLPAHELERFNISLDTPAEEAIALWEARIVDSDQDTTEEEIDEESDEQSEEDSDEDWDGSD; this comes from the coding sequence ATGGCTGAGCCAAATCCCTCCCCGGCGACCTTCGTCACGTATGACGAGCAAAAACAGTGTCCTCTATTTTCAACCCTCCCTGCAGAGATCCGCTATGATATTTTCGCCTACGCTCTGACAGCTGCCCCCGATAGCACTCAACCCATCGACGATGAGGGCTATTGCACACGGCCGGGGTACGAGACTCGGCATCGAACATGGACTGAACTGCTTCGGAGTTGCAAACGAATTTACATGGAGGCATGGTTCATGCCCTTCCTCTGCTCGGAACATGCGTTCTTCATGGCGAGTCGCGACCGTTCCCAGAGCCGAATTATGACAGTCTCGGAAATGCAACAGTGGCTTGATCTGATTCATCAACGGCATGGTGAAGTGCAGGGCGGCCGTATTCGCATCTTCGCTCAACTATGGTGTCTTGAACAATCTCGCTTCCAGGGAATCTTCGATATGGATAACTTCAACCCTAAGACCGTCACTCTCACCATCCGATACACTGATACCTGGTTCTGGGAAAACAATGAGCCGTTGCGTATAGCTGGAGCATGGAACCAAAACTTGATCTTACCGGATAGCGTGACAAACTTCAATATGGAGATCGAAAGCATTGAGCACCGTAAAGCAGAGGTGGACTACATTGCGAATCAAGCAGCAGAGAAATGGTGTTTAAAGCGAGCAGATAACTGTCGGATGGTGGCGGATAAATCCACCATCTCTGTCTCTCGATGGACAGGATCTTCCGTGTTGGGAAGACAACGTTGGATTCGGGACGAGATCCGGCCTGGTCAACTCGATTACTATGTTGCGACAGTGAGCTGGCGACCGAGTCGAGAAGCCCTAGACACTATTCCACCGCCCAATCCGAAACTGCAGGTTACTTGGCAGACTCTTCCTCTGCACATCTTGAGTGAGGAGAATCTCCCAGCTCATGAATTGGAAAGATTCAATATATCTCTTGATACCCCTGCCGAGGAAGCAATTGCACTGTGGGAGGCTCGAATCGTGGACAGTGATCAAGATACTACTGAAGAGGAGATTGACGAGGAGAGTGATGAGCAGAGTGAAGAGGACAGTGATGAGGATTGGGATGGAAGTGATTAG
- a CDS encoding uncharacterized protein (ID:PFLUO_004815-T1.cds;~source:funannotate), with translation MSRWIRSFSTAASSLLADASHSLRQPSSFPVFRDVSPIRKLRRQLLQKDRTVGFVPTMGALHEGHISLIRQAARENTDVFVSIYVNPTQFGVNEDLSSYPRTWDSDMQKLEVLNKELADLKQEAPGRITAIFAPTSKIMYPTLPPSSEIDGEGSFVTITPLSKKLEGSSRPVFFRGVATVCMKLFNAVTPDRVYFGQKDVQQTVIIKRMVRDFLVGTEVRIVPTARAADGLAMSSRNVYLGDRRRSVGLTLHRALVAAEQAYQAGKIARADILGPARAITNRIVAEQQALSPTERALFEADYISLADPETLDELEVVDPSKGAVLSGAFKMAPLEESKPGEDCGLGDGKVPVRLIDNLILPSRD, from the exons ATGTCTCGCTGGATCCGGTCCTTCTCAA CTGCGGCCTCGTCCCTGTTGGCAGACGCCTCTCATTCCCTTCGGCAACCATCGTCCTTCCCGGTCTTCCGCGATGTTTCCCCAATCCGCAAATTGCGCCGCCAACTCCTGCAGAAGGACCGCACAGTGGGCTTCGTGCCCACGATGGGCGCCCTGCATGAAGGACACATCTCCTTGATCCGGCAAGCAGCGCGCGAAAATACAGATGTCTTTGTGAGCATCTATGTCAACCCCACCCAATTCGGGGTCAACGAGGATCTGTCGAGCTATCCTCGCACGTGGGATAGTGACATGCAGAAATTGGAAGTACTTAATAAGGAATTGGCGGACTTGAAGCAAGAAGCCCCGGGGCGGATTACAGCCATCTTCGCGCCAACCTCCAAGATCATGTACCCTACACTACCGCCCTCGTCTGAAATCGACGGCGAAGGCTCCTTTGTGACTATTACGCCTCTTTCGAAGAAACTAGAAGGCTCCTCTCGtcccgtcttcttccgcggcgTCGCAACCGTCTGCATGAAGCTTTTCAACGCCGTGACTCCAGATCGTGTCTATTTCGGACAGAAGGATGTGCAGCAGACCGTCATTATCAAGCGCATGGTTCGAGATTTTCTCGTTGGCACCGAGGTGCGAATAGTTCCAACTGCACGCGCCGCAGACGGGCTAGCGATGAGCTCGCGGAATGTCTACCTGGGTGACCGGAGGCGATCGGTCGGGCTCACCCTTCACCGGGCACTGGTTGCGGCAGAGCAAGCCTATCAGGCAGGCAAGATTGCACGCGCAGATATTTTGGGACCGGCCAGGGCCATTACCAACCGAATTGTTGCTGAACAGCAAGCTCTTTCGCCCACAGAGCGGGCGCTTTTTGAGGCGGACTATATCTCCTTGGCCGACCCAGAGACTCTAGATGAGTTGGAAGTCGTTGATCCCAGCAAAGGAGCGGTCCTGAGTGGTGCTTTCAAAATGGCGCCTTTGGAAGAGTCCAAGCCTGGCGAAGATTGCGGACTGGGGGATGGCAAGGTGCCGGTGCGTCTGATCGACAACCTCATCTTGCCATCCCGAGATTGA
- a CDS encoding uncharacterized protein (ID:PFLUO_004810-T1.cds;~source:funannotate), with protein sequence MRLTVELIQNSLSYINPLKDRELDLRGHKIPAIENLGIAKEQDAIDLTDNDLSSLGNFPFFPRLHTLLLARNRINHIQPSLASSVPNLTTLILTSNNMSELADLDPLQNLQRLTHLVLMENPVTRKENYRYWVIWRASNVRFLDYQKVKDAERAKAKELFGTAEEPSALAAKIMGVKSRTFDVTNVAPADRAAGDKAIRVKLTDKERKHVEKMIREAKSLQEITRLEKELNEGRIPGGALGTNEDIDGDERMQM encoded by the exons ATGCGCCTGACCGTCGAACTCATCCAAAATTCTCTCTCATATATCAACCCGCTGAAAGACCGCGAGCTGGATCTTCGAG GACACAAGATCCCCGCCATTGAGAATTTGGGTATTGCCAAG GAACAAGATGCGATTGATTTAACAGACAACGACCTCTCCTCTCTCGGGAATTTCCCGTTCTTCCCTCGCCTTCacaccctccttcttgctcGAAACCGGATCAACCATATCCAGCCCTCTCTAGCATCCTCGGTGCCCAACCTGACGACTTTGATCCTGACCTCGAACAACATGTCCGAGTTGGCGGATCTTGATCCCCTACAAAATCTGCAACGGCTGACGCATTTGGTTCTGATGGAAAACCCCGTCACACGGAAGGAG AACTACCGCTACTGGGTGATATGGCGGGCGTCCAACGTCCGTTTCCTGGACTATCAGAAAGTCAAAGACGCAGAACGGGCCAAGGCTAAGGAGCTTTTTGGCACCGCTGAGGAACCATCGGCTCTGGCAGCTAAGATCATGGGTGTCAAGTCTCGCACTTTTGATGTCACAAATGTTGCGCCTGCCGACCGCGCCGCGGGTGATAAGGCCATCCGCGTGAAATTGACGGACAAGGAGCGAAAGCATGTCGAGAAAATGATCCGTGAGGCCAAGAGCTTGCAAGAGATCACACGGCTGGAAAAGGAGCTTAACGAGGGGCGGATACCTGGCGGCGCACTCGGCACAAATGAAGATATAGATGGGGATGAGCGGATGCAGATGTGA
- a CDS encoding uncharacterized protein (ID:PFLUO_004809-T1.cds;~source:funannotate), which produces MATGNMTVKMGVKFVEAVQSIANEAASKLHHTSSFQGSTQVTGGPETASEYSQWADWLTQQENAPQGESTPASGEGHTTNMEITAQIGTWTLQQQPSVTSSSWGIHGVDMPSTVSFSDDFTQQTTFSHEARSADNGFISAHGDDQAFLMGLTGLDGLDLLEFTSPLE; this is translated from the coding sequence ATGGCAACGGGGAACATGACCGTCAAGATGGGGGTCAAATTTGTTGAAGCTGTGCAGTCCATTGCGAACGAGGCTGCTAGCAAGCTACATCACACGTCTTCGTTTCAGGGAAGCACCCAAGTGACTGGAGGACCAGAGACGGCATCCGAATATAGCCAATGGGCCGACTGGCTCACGCAGCAAGAGAACGCCCCGCAGGGGGAGTCAACACCTGCATCGGGGGAAGGCCATACAACAAACATGGAAATAACGGCCCAAATAGGAACATGGACATTGCAACAACAGCCTTCAGTCacttcctccagctggggAATTCATGGCGTAGATATGCCGTCGACCGTCTCATTTTCGGACGATTTCACACAGCAAACGACGTTTTCTCATGAAGCCCGTTCTGCAGACAATGGCTTTATTTCAGCACATGGCGATGATCAAGCATTTTTGATGGGGTTGACAGGACTTGACGGTCTTGATTTGTTGGAATTCACGAGTCCACTGGAATGA
- a CDS encoding uncharacterized protein (ID:PFLUO_004814-T1.cds;~source:funannotate), which produces MSDPKSVFADDHSAPDLEIVGDKVTIHPSGFTGGPGVQDDQITERNLVRHMARFRANPLDFLREVSLYMSGTGWRAYDDVIGQPVFYSGFSDRMKSLILDSPLLKNKVTELASSRLAVEEKEGLLAIHEGNSLEEKHARRKNELEDNLKQVVDRMMDNMICKMESKRFIRGAYYMCTQLLTRAYHQGIHVSSEEVLRLRSVAEAAAQKKQSIVFLPCHKSHVDYVSLQLVCYRLGIGLPVVVAGDNLNIPLLGPFLQHAGAMWIRRSFGNDPLYNTVVQAYIDTLLQQGFNFECFIEGTRSRTGKLLSPKFGILSFILDSLLSGRVEDTIICPVSTQYDKVIETESYISELLGQPKQKENLSDLLSSSSVLSLKLGRVDVRFHEPWSLREFLTQQLSRLDIPSTKVAQKLSYNDRGRILRTLGYRVLSEINDVSVMMPTALVGTVLLTLRGRGVGKGELVRRLDWLCDRVRAKGGRVAHFYRSPTEMVVDRALDVMGPKLVGEVAGLVEPTYYAVDRFQLSFYRNMLIHLFITEALVSVAMYTKIKQGGGPTNQRITYEALRNQVSFLSQLFRGEFIFPPEGLATNFENTLHDLEKDDVIKITRDNSGTPTYVELSDKERSCGRENYDFYCFLIWPFIEASWLGAVSLLGLTPPLDGPNDVWIDMRKAQDSAQHLGKTLYHQGDLSYFEAVNKETLKNSYQRFEEEGIILVSRNKESRAGPSLSLAPEWTPERDPSTGKVLDRGRLWDFTELIAQSRREGKNRRDGATVSSRVLTMSDLVGRQLFTGTAAPAPGDVSSRQMRRQAIATSSKL; this is translated from the exons ATGTCGGATCCCAAGTCGGTTTTCGCCGACGACCATTCGGCTCCTGACCTGGAGATTGTCGGCGACAAGGTGACGATTCACCCCTCCGGCTTTACAGGTGGTCCCGGCGTGCAAGATGACCAGATTACCGAACGCAACCTGGTACGCCATATGGCGCGCTTTCGTGCAAACCCCCTTGATTTCCTGCGCGAAGTGAGCCTGTATATGTCCGGCACCGGCTGGCGTGCGTacgacgatgtcatcggACAGCCCGTGTTCTATTCGGGGTTCTCCGACAGAATGAAGTCTTTGATTCTCGACAGCCCGCTGCTGAAGAACAAGGTCACCGAGTTGGCAAGCTCTCGCCTCGCggtggaggaaaaggaagggtTATTGGCAATCCACGAGGGCAACTCGCTCGAGGAGAAGCACGCTCGCCGCAAGAATGAACTGGAAGACAATCTCAAGCAGGTGGTGGACCGAATGATGGACAACATGATCTGCAAGATGGAAAGCAAGAGGTTCATTCGGGGCGCGTACTACATGTGCACTCAGCTCTTGACCCGCGCCTACCACCAAGGAATCCATGTCTCCAGCGAGGAAGTTCTCCGTCTGAGATCGGTCGCCGAAGCGGCTGCACAGAAGAAACAATCGattgtcttcttgccctGTCACAAGTCTCATGTCGACTATGTGTCtctccagctcgtctgcTATCGGCTAGGCATTGGTTTGCCCGTGGTCGTGGCTGGGGACAATCTGAATATCCCACTGTTAGGTCCATTCCTGCAGCATGCAGGTGCCATGTGGATCCGCCGAAGCTTTGGGAACGATCCTCTTTACAACACGGTTGTGCAAGCCTATATCGACACGCTTCTGCAGCAAGGGTTCAACTTTGAATGCTTCATCGAAGGTACCCGCTCCAGAACTGGCAAACTTCTTTCTCCGAAATTCGGAATCCTCAGTTTCATTCTGGACAGTTTGTTATCGGGGCGGGTTGAGGATACGATTATCTGTCCTGTGAGCACACAATATGACAAAGTCATTGAGACTGA ATCGTACATCAGTGAACTCCTTGGACAGCCGAAGCAAAAGGAAAATTTGTCCGATCTCctctcgtcatcctcggtCCTGTCATTGAAGTTGGGCCGCGTTGATGTCCGTTTCCACGAACCATGGAGTCTGAGGGAGTTCCTCACACAACAACTTTCCCGGCTGGATATCCCGAGCACGAAAGTCGCCCAGAAACTTTCTTATAATGATCGAGGTCGAATCCTGAGAACCCTAGGATATCGAGTGCTGTCCGAGATCAACGATGTGTCCGTGATGATGCCAACGGCCCTTGTGGGGACGGTTCTTCTGACGTTGCGGGGGCGTGGAGTTGGTAAGGGCGAGCTGGTTCGGCGGTTGGACTGGCTCTGCGATCGTGTGCGCGCCAAAGGTGGCAGAGTTGCCCACTTCTACCGCTCGCCAACAGAGATGGTGGTTGACCGCGCATTGGACGTGATGGGGCCGAAGCTTGTGGGCGAGGTTGCTGGCCTGGTTGAGCCCACATACTATGCGGTCGACCGTTTCCAGCTTTCCTTTTATCGCAATATGCTGATCCACCTCTTTATCACCGAGGCGTTGGTCTCTGTTGCTATGTACACAAAGATCAAGCAAGGTGGCGGGCCAACTAACCAACGGATCACGTACGAAGCCCTGAGAAACCAGgtttctttcctttcccag CTTTTCCGTGGCGAGTTCATCTTCCCGCCGGAGGGTTTGGCCACCAATTTCGAGAATACCCTCCACGATcttgagaaggatgatgtTATCAAGATTACCCGGGATAACTCTGGAACGCCAACCTATGTCGAGTTAAGCGATAAGGAGCGATCCTGTGGACGCGAGAACTATGATTTCTACTGTTTCTTGATCTGGCCATTTATAGAGGCTTCCTGGCTCGGCGCAGTCTCTCTCCTCGGACTCACGCCGCCGCTTGACGGACCGAATGACGTGTGGATCGACATGAGGAAGGCCCAAGACAGCGCGCAGCAT CTGGGTAAAACCCTCTACCACCAAGGAGACCTGTCATACTTCGAAGCTGTCAATAAGGAGACGCTCAAGAACTCCTACCAGCGCTTTGAAGAGGAAGGCATTATCCTTGTCtccagaaacaaagaatcACGTGCGGGGCCTTCTTTGAGTCTTGCTCCTGAATGGACACCGGAGCGAGATCCTAGCACTGGCAAAGTGCTCGATCGCGGGCGTCTGTGGGACTTTACGGAACTGATCGCCCAGTCCCGTCGTGAGGGCAAAAACCGTCGAGACGGAGCAACGGTCTCCTCCCGTGTCCTGACCATGTCCGACCTCGTCGGGCGACAGCTCTTCACCGGTACCGCTGCTCCTGCCCCTGGTGATGTATCCTCACGACAGATGCGCCGCCAGGCGATTGCGACCAGTTCCAAGCTCTAA
- a CDS encoding uncharacterized protein (ID:PFLUO_004811-T1.cds;~source:funannotate), translating to MGKWRYGVVLDAGSSGTRVHVYRWLRNSVARLGADPDELKSLPEIKTKEHWTKKTHPGVSSFADRPELVGTEHLADLLEHAKSIIPEKDAKETPIFLLATAGMRMLGDLERRILLDQICSYARANTDFLLPDCDIHIQVIPGVTEGLYGWIATNYLLGSFDSTQKHDHGNGHHTYGFLDMGGASAQIAFAPNATEAEKHAEDLKLLRLRNIDGSLQEHRVFITSWLEFGVHEARRRYIEALQASSGGLGITELPDPCLPRGLRTTPDGQDVLVSAGDTLVGTGRFDECLRQTFPLLDKDAPCPDQPCLLHGVHTPAIDFDVNHFVGISEFWHTTHEIFEMGYKDKAYDFNTYQERVQMFCSQDWSSIENGLLEQKWGKSVDRQKAYEVCFKASWIINMLHDGIGVPRVGLEDTSGTLHNGTKEVLAHGKEKGYLDAFQAVNKIDSTEVSWTLGKIVLYASSQVTAEVEDALPVGFGSNVPGVPADFQYPSVQLLPDSEGFHSEHWPDVLFDGDSPRRVPGFLLFLFIILLVGFFLCGRGRRLRIYHRINTFFRCGRPSHPNYPKKRKPHGLRLPFLSRGPSYERVLEEGAQQFDLSVTDSDGSDLDGRPSDAESTTFRAPRHTTSWGSNTTTPGLKYTLDNSSSGTIGLGISGGAPGIAIDRAGLVVRTESRDNLAPIALGPTTNGRRSRAGSPTRSHHHKSPSMSPLADD from the exons ATGGGCAAAT GGCGCTATGGCGTGGTCCTAGACGCAGGCTCGTCT GGGACTCGTGTACACGTATATCGCTGGTTGCGGAACTCGGTTGCGCGTCTGGGCGCGGATCCCGACGAGTTGAAGTCGCTTCCCGAGATCAAGACGAAGGAGCATTGGACAAAGAAGACTCATCCTG GTGTTTCCTCGTTTGCCGATAGACCGGAATTGGTTGGGACGGAACATTTGGCCGATCTGCTGGAACATGCCAAGAGTATCATCCCCGAGAAGGACGCGAAAGAGACCCCgatttttcttcttgccacTGCGGGCATGCGGATGCTAGGAGATTTGGAGAGACGGATTCTTTTGGACCAGATTTGCTCGTATGCTCGTGCGAACACGGACTTCTTGCTCCCGGACTGTGACATCCATATCCAGGTGATTCCAGGTGTGACAGAGGGACTATACGGGTGGATTGCAACGAATTATTTGTTGGGAAGCTTTGATTCAACTCAAAAACATGATCATGGAAATGGCCACCATACCTACGGTTTTCTAGATATGGGTGGCGCGTCCGCTCAGATCGCCTTTGCCCCGAACGCCACAGAGGCGGAGAAGCACGCGGAGGATCTCAAGTTATTGCGTCTACGGAATATCGATGGGTCCCTTCAGGAACATCGCGTTTTTATCACCTCGTGGCTGGAATTTGGCGTCCACGAAGCCCGACGGCGATACATTGAAGCTTTGCAGGCTAGCAGCGGTGGCCTGGGTATCACCGAACTTCCTGATCCTTGTCTGCCCCGAGGGTTGAGGACTACTCCCGATGGACAGGATGTATTGGTATCTGCGGGCGACACATTGGTGGGCACAGGTCGATTCGACGAGTGCCTGCGCCAGACATTCCCCTTGCTAGACAAGGATGCTCCGTGTCCAGACCAACCTTGTCTTCTTCACGGTGTTCACACACCGGCCATCGATTTTGACGTCAATCACTTCGTTGGAATTAGCGAGTTCTGGCACACCACCCATGAGATCTTCGAGATGGGTTACAAAGACAAAGCATATGACTTCAACACCTACCAAGAGCGTGTTCAAATGTTTTGTTCGCAAGACTGGTCTTCCATTGAAAACGGACTCCTGGAACAGAAATGGGGCAAGTCAGTTGACCGTCAAAAAGCTTATGAGGTCTGCTTCAAGGCTTCATGgatcatcaacatgctgcATGATGGCATTGGAGTGCCTCGAGTTGGACTGGAGGATACTTCTGGCACCCTTCACAATGGTACCAAGGAAGTGCTTGCGCACGGAAAGGAGAAGGGCTACCTGGATGCTTTCCAGGCGGTCAACAAGATCGACTCGACAGAAGTGAGCTGGACCTTGGGCAAAATCGTCTTGTATGCATCATCTCAGGTGACTGCAGAAGTCGAGGATGCGCTCCCTGTCGGCTTCGGCAGCAATGTCCCCGGCGTTCCTGCGGACTTTCAGTACCCCAGTGTTCAACTTCTTCCGGATTCCGAGGGCTTCCATAGCGAACATTGGCCCGATGTTTTGTTCGATGGCGATTCACCGCGCAGGGTCCCGGGATTCTTGCTGTTCTTGTTCATCATTCTGTTAGTCGGCTTCTTCCTGTGCGGAAGAGGCCGTCGTCTGCGGATCTATCACCGCATCAACACTTTCTTCCGTTGTGGACGACCCTCTCATCCTAATTACCCCAAGAAGCGAAAGCCACATGGGCTAAGGCTGCCTTTCCTCAGCCGTGGCCCCTCGTACGAGCGTGTTCTCGAAGAGGGTGCTCAGCAGTTCGACCTGAGCGTGACCGACTCCGATGGAAGCGATTTGGATGGCCGCCCCTCTGACGCTGAGTCGACCACCTTCCGCGCACCCAGACACACAACAAGCTGGGGCAGTAATACCACTACACCAGGCTTGAAATACACTTTGGATAACAGCTCATCGGGCACGATTGGGCTAGGGATTAGCGGCGGGGCTCCCGGTATCGCCATAGACCGGGCAGGATTGGTGGTCCGGACTGAGAGTCGCGACAACTTGGCTCCCATCGCACTTGGGCCCACTACGAACGGGCGCCGGTCGAGAGCAGGCAGTCCGACAAGATCTCACCACCACAAATCACCTTCCATGTCGCCCCTGGCCGATGACTGA